The following is a genomic window from Variovorax paradoxus.
TGATCACCGGCGAATCGGGGCTCGGCAAAAGCGAGCTCGGTCTTGAGCTGATTTCGCGCGGCAACGGCCTGGTGGCCGACGATGCGGTCGATCTTTACCGCATCAACCAGAACACCATTGAAGGGCGCTGCCCCGACCTGCTGCTCAACCTGCTGGAAGTGCGCGGCATCGGCTTGCTGGATATTCGCGCGATCTTCGGCGAGACGGCGGTGCGCCGGAAGATGCGGCTCAAGCTCATCGTGCACCTGGTGCGGCGCGACAGCTTCGAGCGCGACTACGAGCGCATGCCCTCGGCGCCTCTCACGCAGGACGTGCTGGGCATTCCGGTGCGCAAGGTCATCATCCAGGTGGTGGCCGGGCGGAACATTGCCGTGCTGGTGGAGGCCGCCGTGCGCAATTCAATCCTGCAGCTGCGCGGCATCGACACCTATGCCGACTTCGTCGCGCGCCACCACAAGGCCATGGAAAGCGGCCGCGACGGGGACTGACCGAGCGATGCGGCCGCCGCCGGGCCGCCCCAAGGCGGTCCGCGCCTCCCCCTCGGGGGTGGAGTTACACGCAGCGAAGCGAAGTGAAAAGCCGGGGGGCTAACGCTTGCTGACGCAATCGGCGCAGAGGCCATACAGCGACATCGCGTGGTCCTGCAGGATCCAGCCCTTGTCCTTGGCAATCATCTGCTGGCGGCGCTCGATCTCGGCGTCGTAGAACTCCTCGACCTTGCCGCATGACGTGCAGATCAGGTGGTCGTGGTGCGTGCCCTCATTGAGTTCGTACACCGCCTTGCCGCTTTCGAAGTGGCTGCGCTCGAGGATGCCGGCCTGTTCGAACTGCGTCAGCACGCGGTAGACGGTGGCCAGGCCGATGTCGGAGTGTTCGTTCAACAGCACGCGAAACACGTCTTCGGCTGTCATGTGGCGCTGGCTGCCGGTTTGGAAGATCTCCAGGATCTTCAGGCGTGGCAGTGTGGCCTTGAGGCCGGTATTCTTGAGTTCGTCGATATTGGCCATGATGGTTCCTGCCCAGTGCTGCGGTCAGGTCCCCCAGGGGCCAGCCGCTACAATGGCCGATCATATCGCTACCCCTCTTTTCTCCCATGCCTGCCATTCTCCAACGCCGCCCCTGGCTGCTGGCCGCGGCCGTCGCAGCGACGTTCTGCCTCAGCGCCTGCAGCGGCTTCAGCGATCGCACGCGGGGTGCGCTTTCGGCCATCACGCCCTACAAGGTCGAAGTGGTCCAGGGCAATTTCGTGTCCAAGGAGCAAGTCGAGGCGCTCAAGCCCGGCATGTCGCGCCAGCAGGTGCGTGAAATCCTCGGCACTTCCCTCCTGACCGACGTCTTCCACAAGGACCGCTGGGACTACGTCTTCACCATCAAGCGCCAGGGCGTCGATCCGCAGGAGCGCCGTCTCACGGTCTTCTTCAACGGCGAACTGCTCGACCGCTTCGAAGGCGACCCGATGCCGAGCGAAGAAGAATTCGTCGCCACGCTCGACACCCGCAAGAAGAGCGGCAAGGTTCCGCCGCTCGAGGCCACGGAAGAAGAGCTGAAGAAATTCGCCCCCAAGGACAAGGACGACAGCAGCAAAAAGGCCGACGCCACCGCTGCCGCCCCCAACCTGCCGCCGCTGCCGGCGGCGTATCCCCCGCTCGAAGCGGCGCGCTGAGCACGCGCCAACCAGCGAGGGCGGGCGCACCCGCCGAGTCAGGCGGGTGCTGCCGGCTTCCGTGCCACATTTCGAAGGCTGAATCCGCGTGACTGAACCCATTTCTTCTCCTCTTTCCGAATCCTCCACGCCTGCTTTGCGACGCATTGCCATCGCAGGGGCTTCGGGCCGCATGGGCCGCATGCTGGTCGAGGCCGTGCGCGAGGCGCAGGATTGCCGCCTTGCCGGCGCGCTCGACATGGCGGGCAGCGATGCCATCGGCGCCGATGCAGCCGCCTTCCTCGGCTTCACGAGCGGCGTACCCATCGTCTCCGACCTGCGCACCGGCCTGCAGGACGCCCAGGTGCTCATCGACTTCACCCGGCCCGAGGGCACGCTCGCGCACCTGGCCATCTGCCGTGAACTCGGCGTGCAGGCCGTCATCGGCACCACCGGCTTCAGCGACGCGCAAAAGGCCGAGATCGCCGAGATCTCGAAGGACATCGCGATCATGGTCTCGCCCAACATGAGCGTGGGCGTCAATGTCACCTTCAAGCTGCTCGAAATGGCAGCCAAGGCCATGTCGACCGGCTACGACATCGAGATCATCGAGGCCCACCACCGCCACAAGGTCGATGCGCCTTCGGGCACCGCGCTCAAGATGGGCGAAGTCATCGCCGGGGCGCTCGGCCGCGACCTGAAGGAATGCGCGGTCTACGCGCGCGAAGGCATCACCGGAGAGCGCGACCCTTCCACCATCGGCTTCTCCGCCATCCGCGGCGGCGACATCGTCGGCGACCACACCGTGCTGTTCGCCGGCACCGGCGAGCGCATCGAAATCACCCACAAATCCGCCAGCCGCGTGACCTACGCACAGGGCGCTCTGCGCGCCGTGCGCTTCCTGGCGGGCCAGAAGTCGGGCCTCTTCGACATGTTCGACGTGCTCGGCCTGCGCTGAAATGACGGCCCCCCGGCTTACCACTTCGTGTGTTTCGCCACCCCCCGTGGGTGAGGCGCGGCTCGCCTTGGGGCGGCCCGGCGGCGGCCGCAACCGATGAGCGTGCTCGAACTGCTGACCCAGGGCGACGGCGTCAGCCGCTCGGTGGCCGCGCTGCTGCTCGCGATGTCGATCTCGAGCTGGGTCGTCATTCTCTGGAAAGCCTGGTTGCTGCGCGGCGGCACGCGCGACGTGCTGCGCAGCATTGCGGCGTTCTGGCAATCGGCCACGCTGGCCGACGCGGAGCAGCGGCTGAAGGCGTTCGATCGCGCCACGCTGGTACTGCCGGCGGTGAACGCCATCAAGAATGCCGCCGCCGAAGTGAATACCGCAACCCTCGGCGCCACCGGCGACCGCAACCAGCGCCTCACGCGGGCCCTGCGCGAGGCACTGCACGGTGCGCTGCGCCGCCTGCAGTCCGGCCAGATCCTGCTTGCCACCGTTGGTGCCACCGCTCCATTCGTCGGCCTGCTCGGCACGGTGTGGGGCATTTACGGCGCGCTCTCCGGCATTGCCGGGCAAACGGGCGGCTTCACCATCGACAAGGTGGCGGGCCCCGTGGGCGAGGCGCTGGTGATGACAGCTTTCGGCCTGGCCGTGGCCATTCCGGCCGTGCTGGCCTATAACGTGTTCGGCCGCGTCATCGGCCGTGTCGAGGCAGAGCTCGAAGGCTTTGCGCACGACCTTCTCGGCAGCTTCGGCAGCGCGCCGGCGCCGGCCGCGCCGCCGCCCGCAAGGCCGATGCCGGTTTCGGCCTGATCGAACGGGGCTCGGCACACATGGCCTTCGGTCGCACTTCGCTCGGCAGCAGTGCCGCTGGCGGTGGGCGCGCGACAGGCGCCGGCGGACAGCGGCCGCTGTCCGACATCAACGTCACGCCGCTGGTCGACGTGATGCTGGTGCTGCTGGTGATCTTCATCATCACGGCGCCGCTGATGGCAAGCTCGATCAAGCTCGACCTGCCGCAGACCGATGCCGGCCAGCCCAACGACACGCCCAAGTTCGTGAGCGTTTCCGTCGATTCATCGGGCAAGGTTTTCTTCAACGACCAGGCGGTCACTGATGAAGAACTGGCCGGCCGCTTCCAGAAGGCCGCCGCCGACAGCAAGGACACCGAGGTGCAGCTGCGCGCCGACCAGACCGTGCCCTACGGCAAGGTCGTGGCGCTCATGGGCATTGCGAACAAGGCGGGCCTGAGCCGTATCGGGTTTGTGACCGAGGCCGAGGCGGCGCCGGCAAAACCGCGCTGAGGGCTTTGCTCCTTCCTCCTTTGGGGGAAGGTTGGGATGGGGGCCCAGCGGCTCTCGATGCACGGCAGTGGTTCATTGAACGCCGTCGTGCCCCCACCCCGGCCCTCCCCCGGCGGGGGAGGGAGAAAGACGAAGACTCAGCCCAGCACCACCGGCTTGGTGCGCCAGATCTCATGCGCGTACTCCGCGATCGTCCGGTCCGACGAAAACGCCCCCATGCCCGCCACGTTCAGGATGGCCATGCGCGTCCATGCGTCCGAGTCCCGATACAGCGCATCGACTTCGGCCTGTTTTGCGACGTAGCTTGCGTAGTCGGCCAGCAGCAGATAGTGGTCGCCCCAGTTCACCAGCGCGTCGAAGATGCCTTGATAGCGCGCCGTCTCTCCGTGCGAGAAGGCGCCGTCGCGAATGGCATCGAGTACGCGCTTGAGCTCGGGGTCGGCCTCGTAGATGTCGCGCGGCTGGTAGCCATGGGCGCGAATGTCGGCCACCTGCGGCGTGGTATTGCCGAAGATGAAGATGTTCTCCGCCCCCACGTTGTCGCGCATCTCCACGTTGGCGCCGTCGAGCGTGCCGATGGTGAGTGCCCCATTGAGCGCAAACTTCATGTTGCCGGTGCCCGAGGCCTCGGTGCCCGCCGTCGAGATCTGCTCCGACAAATCGGCCGCGGGCATGATCACCTCAGCCAGGCTCACGCTGTAGTTGGGCAGGAACACCACCTTCAGCAGCTTGCCCACCCGCGCGTCGTTGTTGATGGTGCTCGCCACGTCGTTGATCAGCCGGATCACGAGCTTGGCCATCTGGTAGGCCGATGCCGCCTTGCCCGCGAACACCACCACGCGCGGCACGATGTCGATGGTTCCGCCCGCGGCCTGCGCATCGAGGATGCGGTGGTAGCGCGTGATCACGTGCAGCACGTTGAGCAGCTGCCGCTTGTATTCGTGGATGCGCTTCACCTGCACGTCGAACATCGCGTCGGTGTCGAGCACCACGCCCATGTGCTGCTCCACCCAGTTGGCCAGGCGCAGCTTGTTCTCGCGCTTGGCATGCCGGAAGGCGCGCGCAAAGGCGGGCTGCGCCGCCATCGGCCGCAGTGCCTCGAGCTGCGAAAGATCGCGCCGCCAGCCTTTGCCCAGGCGCTGGTCGAGCAGGCTCGCAAGCGGCGGGTTGGCTTGCGCAAGCCAGCGCCGCGGCGTCACGCCGTTGGTCTTGTTGTTGAAGCGCTCCGGAAAGATCTTTGCGAAGTCCGCAAAGATCGATTGCTTCATGAGCTCCGAATGGAGGCCCGACACGCCGTTGATCGAATGGCTTGCGAGTACCGCCACGTACGCCATGCGCACGCGGCGCTCGCCGGCCTCGTCGACCAGCGAGAGCCGGCGCAGCAGCTCCACGTCGTTGCCGGCCTTCTGTGTCACGGTGGCCAGGAACTTCGCGTTCATGTCGTAGATGATCTGCAGGTGCCGCGGCAGGATGCGCCCCAGCATCTCGACCGGCCATGTCTCGAGCGCCTCGTGCATGAGCGTGTGGTTGGTGTAGCTGAACACCTTCTGCGTGTGGGCCCAGGCCACGTCCCACGCCAGGCCGTGCTCGTCGAGCAACAGGCGCATGAGCTCGGGCACTGCGAGCACCGGGTGCGTGTCGTTCAGGTGAATGCTCACCTTGTCGGCCAGTTGGTCGAAGGTCTTGTGGTTGCGCAGGTACCGCCGCAGCAGGTCTTGCACGCTGGCGCTGCAGAAAAAATACTCCTGGTGCAGCCGCAGCTCCCGGCCCGATGGCGTGGAGTCGTCGGGGTAGAGCACGCGCGAAACGTTCTCCGAGTGGTTCTTGCTTTCCACCGCCGCCATGTAGTTGCCGCGGTTGAAGGCCGAGAGATCGATCTCCTCGGTGGCGCGCGCCGACCACAGCCGCAGCGTGTTCGTGGCCTGCGTGCCGTAGCCCGGAATGATGGTGTCGTACGCCACGGCCAGCACGTCGTGCGTGTCGACCCAGTCGGCCGCGCCGTAGGGTGCGTTGGTGCCTTCGCGCCTTTGCACGTGGCCGCCGAAGCGCACGCGGTAGTTCACCTCGGGCCGCTGAAACTCCCACGGGTTGCCGCGCGTGAGCCAGTAGTCGGGCGTTTCCACCTGTTGGCCGTCGACGATGCGCTGGCGGAACATGCCGTATTCGTAGCGAATGCCGTAGCCCATGCCCGGCACGCCGAGCGTGGCCATCGAATCGAGAAAACAGGCCGCGAGCCGGCCCAGGCCTCCGTTGCCCAGCGCCGCATCGGGCTCGCGCTCGGCCAGCGCAGCCATGTCGACACCGAAATCGGCCAGCGCGTCTCGCACGGTGTCGTACAGGTCGACCGCCAGCAGCGCATTGGTGAAGGTGCGCCCGATCAGGAACTCCATCGAGAGGTAGTAAACGCGCTTCAGGTCCTGCGCATAGTTGGCCCGCGTGGTCGCCATCCAGCGCTCGACCAGTTGGTCGCGCACCGCCATGGAGGTGGCAATCAGCCAGTCGTCCTGGCTCGCGGCGACAGGGTCTTTGCCGACGGCGTAGATGAGCTTGTTGGCCACTGCGCGCTTGAAGGCGGCCACGTCGCGGTCGGGATGGTCATAAGCGAAGTCTTTGATGGTCATGGGCTTCGGTGGTAAATGGTTGTGGGTTGTGCGCCGTGGCGCAATCAGGCGACAGCGGGCTCGAGCGCCTGCCGGTACACCTCGATGTATTGGGCGGCCGCGGTGGCCCAGTCTGCCGGGCGCCGCATGGCGTTGCCGCGCACCCGCCGCCAGTCGGGCGCGCGCTGGTAAAGAGCGAAGGCGCGCCGCAGCGCGCGGTTGTAGTCGGCGTCGTCGAAGCGGTCGAACACGAAGCCGGTGGCGTCGCCGCTTGCCAGGTCTTCGAGCGTGCAGTCGACCACTGTATCGGCCAAGCCGCCGACGCGGCGCACCAGCGGCAGGCTACCGTATTTCAGGCCGTACATCTGCGTGAGGCCGCAGGGCTCGAAGAGCGAGGGCACCAGCGTCACGTCGCCGCCGCCGAAAAGCTGGTGCGCCAGGGTTTCGTTGTAGCCGATGGTGACGCTGACCGACTGCGGCGCCGTCGCCGCGCGCTGGCGAAAGGCTTCTTCGAGCCCGGCTTCGCCGCTGCCCAGCAGCGCAAGCTGGCCGCCTTCGGCCAGCAGCGCATCGAGCCCACCGAGCACCAGGTGCAGGCCCTTCTGCTCGGTAAGCCGGCTCACGAGGATGAAGAGCGGCGCATCGGGCCGCACGGCCAGGCCCAGCTGATGCTGCAGCACCGCCTTGCAGCGCGCCTTGCCCGCCATGTGGCGGCCCTCGGGCGCGTGGAAGCCCTGCACCAGCGTTGGGTCGATGGCCGGGTTCCAGACCTTGTCGTCGACGGCGTTGAGGATGCCCGTGAGCACGCCGCCACGCAGGCGCAGCAGGCCGTCGAGGCCGAAGCCCTGCTCGGGCGTCTGGATTTCGCGCGCGTAGGTCGGGCTTACGGTGGTCAGGCGGTCTGCAAAGTAGAGGCCGCCTTTCATGAACGACACCTGCCCGTGGTATTCGAGCCCGTTCATGTGGAATGCCGGCCCCGGCAGACCCAGGTCGGCAAAGTTCCATGGCGCCGAGATGCCCTGGTAGGCCAAGTTGTGCACGGTGAACACGCTGCCCACGCGGGGCGCACCGGTTTGCCGCGCAAAGTGCAGGTAGGCCGACGCCAGGCCCGCATGCCAGTCGTGGGCATGCACGACCTCGGGCTGCCACGTGGGGTCGAGCCCCTGGGCCAGCTGCGCCGCCGCCCAGCCCAGCAGCGCGAAGCGCCGGTGGTTGTCGCCGTAGGGCTGGCGCGTGCTGTCCTCGTAGGGATTGCCGGGCCGGTCGTAGAGCGTCGGCGCATCGATCACGTAGGCCGGAATCGGCGCATTGCCGTCGATGGCAATGCGCCCCGCGCGCAGAGCGAAGCGCTCGCCCCATGGCGCGGCAAACTCTGCCACCAGCGCCAGGTCGCGCACGCTGGCCAGAATGGCCGGAAAACCCGGTAACAGCACTCGCGCGTCTTGCCCCGCGGCCATGAGGGCGAGCGGCAACGCGCCCGCCACGTCGGCAAGGCCGCCGGTCTTGAGCAGGGGAAAGAGTTCGGCGCTGACCTGGAGTATTCGCATCGTGGGGCGGTGCGGCCTCAGGCAGCCAGTCGCTTGAGCATTTCGCGCGTGACCAGCACCACGCCGGTTTCCGTGCGCTCGAAGTTCGCGGCGTCGGCCTCTGCGTCTTCGCCGATCACCATGTCGTCCGGAATGACGCAGCCGCGGTCGATGACCACGCGGTTGAGCTTGCAGCCACGGCCGACCTCCACATCGGGCAGCAGCACGGCCTCGTTGATTTCGCAGAACGAATGGATGCGCACGCCCGAGAACAGCACCGAGCTGCTCACCTTGGAGCCCGAGACGATGCAGCCGCCTGACACGATGGTGTTGACGGTCATGCCGTGCTTGCCGTCCCGGTCGAGCACGAACTTGGCCGGCGGCAACTGCCGCTGGTAGGTCCAGATGGGCCAGTCTGTGTCATAGATGTCGAGCTCGGGGGTGATCGAGGCCAGATCGAGGTTGGCTGCCCAGAATGCATCAATCGTGCCCACGTCGCGCCAGTAGGCCCTGGCGTCGGGTCCGCGCGAGGCCCGGGTAACGCAAGACATGCCGAACGGATGCGCCAGCGCGCGGCCCTGCGCCACGGCGCGCGGGATGATGTCCTTGCCGAAGTCGTGGCTCGAGTCGGGGTTGGCGGCGTCTTCCTCGAGCAGCTGGTAGAGGTATTCGGAGTCGAACACGTAGATGCCCATGCTGGCCAGCGCCAGGTCCGGGTGGCCCGGCATGGCGGGCGGATCGGCCGGCTTTTCGAGAAAGGCGGTGATCTGGCGCCCATCGTCGATGGCCATCACGCCGAACGCCGTGGCCTCCATGCGCGGCACCTCGATGCAGCCGACCGTGCAGCCCAGGCCGCGTTCGGCATGGTCCTTGACCATGATCGAGTAGTCCATCTTGTAGATGTGGTCGCCGGCCAGCACCACCACGTAGTCGTGCTTGGTCGAGCGGGTCTGGATGATGTCCAGGTTCTGGAACACCGCATCGGCCGTGCCGCGGTACCAATGCTCGTCGCCCGTGCGCTGCTGGGCGGGCAGCACGTCGACCATTTCGTTGAGCTCCGCGCGCAGGAAGCTCCAGCCGCGCTGCAGGTGGCGCATGAGCGAGTGCGACTTGTACTGCGTGACCACCGCCATGCGCCGGATGCCGGAGTTGAGGCAGTTGGACAGCGCGAAATCGATGATGCGGAACTTGCCACCGAAGTAGACCGCCGGCTTGGCCCGCCGGTCGGTCAGCTGCTTCAGGCGCGAACCGCGCCCGCCGGCCAGCACCAGCGCGATGGTGCGGCGAACCAGTTGATGCGCCTGAAGGGGTGCGTGCGGCGTGCTGTTGTTGTCCATTGGGGTCTCCGTTCGTTGTCGGGTCGTCTCGTCGTCGTCAGGGTTTCCGCAGCCAGCCTAGCACCGTGCCGCACGGCTGGCTCCTACGTTCTTGCAATCCACAGGCTAGAGCACGGCACTTCCACCGCGCCCGCATGGGTCTGGTCGGTAGCGAGGTCCGCCTCGGAGGCGGTCGCGAGCCGGCACTCCCAGCCGCCGGGAGGCAGTTCGAATGAAACGCCCTCCGGCCCCGCATTCACCAGCACCAGCCAGTCGGCTCCATCCGCCGCCGCGGCTTCGAAAAGGATTGCAAGCGCCGTGCCGTGGTTCCAGTCGGCGTCTTGCATGGGCGATCCGTCGGGCCGCAGCCAGCGGATGCCCGGTGTTCCCGGTGCCTGCCGCGCAGGCCACCAGCGCGTGCTGCGCAGCGCGGGCGCTTCGCGGCGCAGGGCGATGAGCCGTGCGACGAAGGCGCTCAGGCGGGCGGCATCGGTTGCGGGTTCATGCGTGCCGATCCACGTGAGCCAGGTGGTTTCGTTGTCCTGGCAGTAGGCGTTGTTGTTGCCTTGCTGGCTGTGGCCGAGCTCGTCGCCGGCCAGCAGCATGGGCGTGCCTTGCGAGAGCAGCAGCGTGGCGAGCAGTGCCCGCTGCAGCCGGCCGCGCGCGGCCCGCACGGCGGGGTCGTCGCTCGGCCCTTCGACCCCGAAGTTGTTGCCCAGGTTGTGGGCATGCCCGTCGCGGTTGTTCTCGCCGTTGGCCTGGTTGTGCCGCTCCTCGTAGCTCAGCAGGTCGCGCAGCGTAAAGCCGTCGTGCGCGGTGATGAAGTTGACGCTCGCGGTGGGCGCACGGCCGTGGTGGGCAAACTGCGTGCTCGATGCGGTGAAGCGATGCGCAAAATCGCCAAGGCCCGCCGCGCCCCCGCGCCCCTGCCGCAGCCAGAAGCCGCGCTGCGTATCGCGGTAGCGGTCGTTCCACTCGAGCCAGCCCGGTGGAAATTCGCCGAGCCGGTAGCCGCCCGCGCCGATGTCCCAGGGCTCCGCGATCAGCAGCGTGCGCGAGAGCACCGGGTCTTGCGCAACGGCCGCGAAGAAGGGCGCGCGCGGGTCGAAGTTGCCATCGGCACCGCGCCCCAATACCGGCGCCAGGTCGAAGCGGAAGCCGTCCACCCCGAGTTCGCAAACCCAATGGCGCAGGCTGTCCATTACCAGCTGCAGCACGCGCGGCTCGGCCAGATTCAAGCAGTTGCCGCAGCCGGTCCAGTTGGCATACAGCGCGCGGTCGTCCGAACGCAGGTGGTAGTACAGCGCGTTGTCGATGCCGCGCAGCGAGAGCGTGGGGCCGAACTCGTCGGTCTCGGCGCTGTGGTTGTAGACCACGTCGATCACCAGCTCCATGCCGCGCGCGTGCACCGCGTCGGCCATGGCGCGGAACTCGCTGGCCGGCGTGGTGCCCGGGCGGCCGCTCCAGTAGCGCGCCTCGGGCGCAAACCAGCCGATGGTGTTGTAGCCCCAGTAGTTGCTGAGGCCCATGGCGAGCAGCCGCTGCTCGTCGGCGCGGTGCTGCACCGGCATCAGGCTCAGCGTGGTCACGCCAAGGGACTGCAGATGGTCGAGCACCGCGGGCTCGGCCAGGCCGGCGTAGGTGCCGCGCAGTGCGGCGGGCACGGCGGGGTGCAGCCGGGTCTGCCCTCGCACATGCAGTTCGTAGAGCACGCGCTCGCCGGCCGGAATGCGGGCATGGCCCGGGGC
Proteins encoded in this region:
- the dapB gene encoding 4-hydroxy-tetrahydrodipicolinate reductase, yielding MRRIAIAGASGRMGRMLVEAVREAQDCRLAGALDMAGSDAIGADAAAFLGFTSGVPIVSDLRTGLQDAQVLIDFTRPEGTLAHLAICRELGVQAVIGTTGFSDAQKAEIAEISKDIAIMVSPNMSVGVNVTFKLLEMAAKAMSTGYDIEIIEAHHRHKVDAPSGTALKMGEVIAGALGRDLKECAVYAREGITGERDPSTIGFSAIRGGDIVGDHTVLFAGTGERIEITHKSASRVTYAQGALRAVRFLAGQKSGLFDMFDVLGLR
- a CDS encoding ExbD/TolR family protein gives rise to the protein MAFGRTSLGSSAAGGGRATGAGGQRPLSDINVTPLVDVMLVLLVIFIITAPLMASSIKLDLPQTDAGQPNDTPKFVSVSVDSSGKVFFNDQAVTDEELAGRFQKAAADSKDTEVQLRADQTVPYGKVVALMGIANKAGLSRIGFVTEAEAAPAKPR
- a CDS encoding MotA/TolQ/ExbB proton channel family protein; its protein translation is MSVLELLTQGDGVSRSVAALLLAMSISSWVVILWKAWLLRGGTRDVLRSIAAFWQSATLADAEQRLKAFDRATLVLPAVNAIKNAAAEVNTATLGATGDRNQRLTRALREALHGALRRLQSGQILLATVGATAPFVGLLGTVWGIYGALSGIAGQTGGFTIDKVAGPVGEALVMTAFGLAVAIPAVLAYNVFGRVIGRVEAELEGFAHDLLGSFGSAPAPAAPPPARPMPVSA
- the glgA gene encoding glycogen synthase GlgA codes for the protein MRILQVSAELFPLLKTGGLADVAGALPLALMAAGQDARVLLPGFPAILASVRDLALVAEFAAPWGERFALRAGRIAIDGNAPIPAYVIDAPTLYDRPGNPYEDSTRQPYGDNHRRFALLGWAAAQLAQGLDPTWQPEVVHAHDWHAGLASAYLHFARQTGAPRVGSVFTVHNLAYQGISAPWNFADLGLPGPAFHMNGLEYHGQVSFMKGGLYFADRLTTVSPTYAREIQTPEQGFGLDGLLRLRGGVLTGILNAVDDKVWNPAIDPTLVQGFHAPEGRHMAGKARCKAVLQHQLGLAVRPDAPLFILVSRLTEQKGLHLVLGGLDALLAEGGQLALLGSGEAGLEEAFRQRAATAPQSVSVTIGYNETLAHQLFGGGDVTLVPSLFEPCGLTQMYGLKYGSLPLVRRVGGLADTVVDCTLEDLASGDATGFVFDRFDDADYNRALRRAFALYQRAPDWRRVRGNAMRRPADWATAAAQYIEVYRQALEPAVA
- the glgX gene encoding glycogen debranching protein GlgX — protein: MLNTGSPFPLGATLSPNGVNFALVAPNAEAVELCLFDATGRNEQQRIRLPSFADGVWHGLLPSGRAGLVYGYRVHGPWAPHKGQRFNAAKVLLDPYAREIVGAYDGSDLFLGHDPASPDQRNTRDNAAVALKARVAAPGDTAAAPGHARIPAGERVLYELHVRGQTRLHPAVPAALRGTYAGLAEPAVLDHLQSLGVTTLSLMPVQHRADEQRLLAMGLSNYWGYNTIGWFAPEARYWSGRPGTTPASEFRAMADAVHARGMELVIDVVYNHSAETDEFGPTLSLRGIDNALYYHLRSDDRALYANWTGCGNCLNLAEPRVLQLVMDSLRHWVCELGVDGFRFDLAPVLGRGADGNFDPRAPFFAAVAQDPVLSRTLLIAEPWDIGAGGYRLGEFPPGWLEWNDRYRDTQRGFWLRQGRGGAAGLGDFAHRFTASSTQFAHHGRAPTASVNFITAHDGFTLRDLLSYEERHNQANGENNRDGHAHNLGNNFGVEGPSDDPAVRAARGRLQRALLATLLLSQGTPMLLAGDELGHSQQGNNNAYCQDNETTWLTWIGTHEPATDAARLSAFVARLIALRREAPALRSTRWWPARQAPGTPGIRWLRPDGSPMQDADWNHGTALAILFEAAAADGADWLVLVNAGPEGVSFELPPGGWECRLATASEADLATDQTHAGAVEVPCSSLWIART
- the fur gene encoding ferric iron uptake transcriptional regulator, translated to MANIDELKNTGLKATLPRLKILEIFQTGSQRHMTAEDVFRVLLNEHSDIGLATVYRVLTQFEQAGILERSHFESGKAVYELNEGTHHDHLICTSCGKVEEFYDAEIERRQQMIAKDKGWILQDHAMSLYGLCADCVSKR
- the hprK gene encoding HPr(Ser) kinase/phosphatase, with translation MKPTVISADAMFEEFRGSLRWEWLAGLGASERQFDPEVISRAQSAADLVGYLNYIHPYRVQILGAREVAYLTRGSQEDCARRIARIVTLEPPMLVLADGQAAPDELLSICERAQLPLFATRESSAFVIDLLRAYLSKHFAERTSMHGVFMDILGMGVMITGESGLGKSELGLELISRGNGLVADDAVDLYRINQNTIEGRCPDLLLNLLEVRGIGLLDIRAIFGETAVRRKMRLKLIVHLVRRDSFERDYERMPSAPLTQDVLGIPVRKVIIQVVAGRNIAVLVEAAVRNSILQLRGIDTYADFVARHHKAMESGRDGD
- a CDS encoding outer membrane protein assembly factor BamE, with the protein product MPAILQRRPWLLAAAVAATFCLSACSGFSDRTRGALSAITPYKVEVVQGNFVSKEQVEALKPGMSRQQVREILGTSLLTDVFHKDRWDYVFTIKRQGVDPQERRLTVFFNGELLDRFEGDPMPSEEEFVATLDTRKKSGKVPPLEATEEELKKFAPKDKDDSSKKADATAAAPNLPPLPAAYPPLEAAR
- a CDS encoding glycogen/starch/alpha-glucan phosphorylase translates to MTIKDFAYDHPDRDVAAFKRAVANKLIYAVGKDPVAASQDDWLIATSMAVRDQLVERWMATTRANYAQDLKRVYYLSMEFLIGRTFTNALLAVDLYDTVRDALADFGVDMAALAEREPDAALGNGGLGRLAACFLDSMATLGVPGMGYGIRYEYGMFRQRIVDGQQVETPDYWLTRGNPWEFQRPEVNYRVRFGGHVQRREGTNAPYGAADWVDTHDVLAVAYDTIIPGYGTQATNTLRLWSARATEEIDLSAFNRGNYMAAVESKNHSENVSRVLYPDDSTPSGRELRLHQEYFFCSASVQDLLRRYLRNHKTFDQLADKVSIHLNDTHPVLAVPELMRLLLDEHGLAWDVAWAHTQKVFSYTNHTLMHEALETWPVEMLGRILPRHLQIIYDMNAKFLATVTQKAGNDVELLRRLSLVDEAGERRVRMAYVAVLASHSINGVSGLHSELMKQSIFADFAKIFPERFNNKTNGVTPRRWLAQANPPLASLLDQRLGKGWRRDLSQLEALRPMAAQPAFARAFRHAKRENKLRLANWVEQHMGVVLDTDAMFDVQVKRIHEYKRQLLNVLHVITRYHRILDAQAAGGTIDIVPRVVVFAGKAASAYQMAKLVIRLINDVASTINNDARVGKLLKVVFLPNYSVSLAEVIMPAADLSEQISTAGTEASGTGNMKFALNGALTIGTLDGANVEMRDNVGAENIFIFGNTTPQVADIRAHGYQPRDIYEADPELKRVLDAIRDGAFSHGETARYQGIFDALVNWGDHYLLLADYASYVAKQAEVDALYRDSDAWTRMAILNVAGMGAFSSDRTIAEYAHEIWRTKPVVLG
- the glgC gene encoding glucose-1-phosphate adenylyltransferase; this translates as MDNNSTPHAPLQAHQLVRRTIALVLAGGRGSRLKQLTDRRAKPAVYFGGKFRIIDFALSNCLNSGIRRMAVVTQYKSHSLMRHLQRGWSFLRAELNEMVDVLPAQQRTGDEHWYRGTADAVFQNLDIIQTRSTKHDYVVVLAGDHIYKMDYSIMVKDHAERGLGCTVGCIEVPRMEATAFGVMAIDDGRQITAFLEKPADPPAMPGHPDLALASMGIYVFDSEYLYQLLEEDAANPDSSHDFGKDIIPRAVAQGRALAHPFGMSCVTRASRGPDARAYWRDVGTIDAFWAANLDLASITPELDIYDTDWPIWTYQRQLPPAKFVLDRDGKHGMTVNTIVSGGCIVSGSKVSSSVLFSGVRIHSFCEINEAVLLPDVEVGRGCKLNRVVIDRGCVIPDDMVIGEDAEADAANFERTETGVVLVTREMLKRLAA